The Thermococcus peptonophilus genomic sequence AGCATAAGCGAGCGCGATACTGGGTGGCTCCAGTTCTACGCCGAGAACAACCAGGAGGCCCTTGACCTCATACTCATCGCCTTCAAGGTAGCCGAGGACGAAAGGGTTCTCCTCCCGGCGATGGTCGGCTTCGACGCGTTCATCCTCACCCACACGGTTGAGCCGGTTGAGATTCCCGACCAGGAGGTCGTCGACGAGTTCCTCGGCGAGTACGAGCCGAAGCACGCCTACCTTGATCCTGCCAGACCGATAACGCAGGGCACCCTTGCCTTCCCTGCCCACTACATGGAGGCTAGGTACACCGTCTGGGAGGCCAACGAGAACGCCAAGAAGGTCATCGACGAGGCCTTTACCGAGTTCGAGAAGAAGTTCGGTAGGAAGTACCAGAAGGTCGAGGAGTACAGGACCGACGATGCCGACATAATCTTCGTCACCATGGGCTCACTCGCAGGAACCGTCAAGGAGTACGTTGACCACCTCAGGGAGAAGGGTCTGAAGGTCGGCGCTGCGAAGCTCACCGTTTACCGCCCGTTCCCGACCGAGGAAGTTAGGGAACTTGCCAAGAAGGCCAAGGTTCTCGCGCTCCTTGAGAAGAACGTCACCTTCAGCGTCGGTGGGGCACTCTTCCAAGACTTCAGCAGGGCACTGGTTAACCTCGACGAGAGGCCCAAGATAGTCGACTTCATCCTCGGCCTCGGTGGCAGGGACGTCACATTCAAGAACCTAGACGAGGCGTTGGCCATAGCCCAGAAGGCCCTCAACGGTGAGGAGTTTGATGAGGTCAACTGGGTTGGCCTGAGGAAGGAGATACTGTGAGGTGAGGAAAATGGCCGTTAGGAAACCCCCGATTACCACTCGCGAGTACTGGGCACCCGGACATGCAGCCTGTGCCGGCTGTGGCTGTGCCACCGCCCTCAAGCTCGCCACCAAGGCCTTCAGCGAGGCCATGGAGGAGAAGTACGGCGATCCGAACGCCTTCGCCATAGCCCAGGCCACCGGATGTATGGAGGTCGTTTCGGCTGTCTTCCCGTACACCGCCTGGAAGGTTCCCTGGGTGCACGTGGCTTTCGAGAACGCCGCGGCCGCTGCCAGCGGTGTTGAGGCCGCTTGGAAGAAGCTCGGCAGGAAGGGTAAGATACTTGCCATCGGTGGAGACGGTGGTACTGCCGACATAGGTCTCCAGGCTCTCTCGGGAATGCTCGAGAGGAGGCACAACGTCGTCTATCTCATGTACGACAACGAGGCCTACATGAACACCGGAATCCAGAGGTCAAGTTCCACCCCCTATGGAGCCTGGACCACCACCTCACCACCCGGAAAGTACTCAATCGGTGAGGACAAGCCCAAGAAGTGGGTCGCACTCATAGCTGCAGCCCACCAGGTTCCGTACGTCGCTACCGCGAGCATAGGCAACCCCTTCGACTTCGTGAGGAAGATGAAGAAGGCGGCAAAGGTCGATGGCCCGGCCTTCGTGCAGGTTCACTGCACCTGCCCGACCGGATGGAAGAGCCCGCTCGAGAAGGGTGTCGAGATAGCCCGCCTTGCCATAGAGACAGGCGTCTGGCCGCTCTTCGAGATCGAGAACGGCGACTTCTTCAACATCAAGATACAGCCGCCTGGAGGGGGAGCAAAGGTCACCCGCGAGGGCGGCAGAATCGTAGCAATCGAGTTCAAGAAGCCCATCGAGGAGTACCTCAAGCTCCAGGGCAGGTTCAAGCACCTCTTCAAGAGGCCCGAAGCAATCGACGAGATGCGCGAGCAGATCAAGGCCATGTGGAAGGTCCTCGGTGTTGACGTCACCCTCCCGAAGCCGGAGGAGTGACGTTATCTTCACATCTTTCGTTTTTCATCTCTTTTCCAGACACTTTAAGGGTGTGAAAACGCAAAATTCTCCCAAAGGCTTCTGAACATGGTTTTCAACTTTTTGTTCATAACACTACTCTTGGGAAATTGTTAAAAAGGGTGTTACTAAATTTGAGTTTGGTGATACAATGCTCGACCTCAACCGCCTTGTTGGGGAGGGAGACGCGGAAGGGATACTCAAATATGCCAGAGAGTTCCACGGACACGTCTGCCCTTACCTTGCGCTTGGCATAAGGGCGTCGCTGGTAGCGATGAAGGAACTCGGCGTTGGCAGGCTTGACCACTCTGGAAGCGTCGATGAGTCAATCCTTGCAATAGTCGAGACAAACAGCTGCTTTACCGACGGTGTTCAGGTTACTACTGGGTGCACTCTTGGGAACAACTCGTTGATCTATCTCGACCTCGGAAAGACGGCTTTAACGCTCGTGAAGCGCTCGACGTGGGAGGGGGTTAGAGTCTACGCTGATGCTGAGAGACTTACCAAATACTATCCTCCTGGCGCCAAAGAACTCTTCAACAAGGTCGTAAGGGAGAGAAAAGGGACTCCGGAGGAACGGAAACGTCTGTGGGAACTCTGGAAGGAGGCTGCCCTTAAAATGCTTTATCTCCCGAGGAGTGAGTTCAAGATCGAGCGTGTGAGAGTTCCTCCGATAGAACAGGCACCGATATTTGACAGTGTGCGCTGTTCCGGGTGTGGGGAACTCGTCATGGAAACGAGGGCCGTTTACATAGATGGAAAACCCTACTGCCTCCGCTGTGCGGGGGAGAAAATCCCTGCCGTTGTTGGCAGGGGCATAACCAAACTTGAATGGAGGGTTTGAAATGAGGAGGCTGGCTGCAGTTCTTCTGGTGCTGTTCGTAGTTCTTGCAGGCGGTTGCGTGGGTACTTCGTCCTCAAATGGGACAGAGAAAGCCTCACAGCAGTACATAACCGTAACAGACTCCCTGGGCAGAACCGTTCAAGTTCCTGTGAATGTCCAGAAGGTCGTTGCCATCGGTCCAGGAGCTCTTAGGCTCATCGTCTACCTCAACGCGAGCGATATGGTTGTGGGAGTCGAAGACTTCGAGAAGAAGTATTCCTACGGAAGACCTTACATCATCGCACACCCAGAGCTGAAGAACCTCCCAAGCATAGGTCCAGGAGGACCCGGAAAGCTTCCCAACCTGGAAGCACTCACCAACGTCTCCCCGGACGTGATAATAGCGGTCTTCATAAGCAGGGAGCAGGCCGATGAGATTCAGGAGAAGACCGGGATTCCGGTCGTTGTCCTAAGCTACGGTGCGAGGGGAGGAATGAAAGGTTTCAACGACCCCAAGC encodes the following:
- a CDS encoding FmdE family protein; amino-acid sequence: MLDLNRLVGEGDAEGILKYAREFHGHVCPYLALGIRASLVAMKELGVGRLDHSGSVDESILAIVETNSCFTDGVQVTTGCTLGNNSLIYLDLGKTALTLVKRSTWEGVRVYADAERLTKYYPPGAKELFNKVVRERKGTPEERKRLWELWKEAALKMLYLPRSEFKIERVRVPPIEQAPIFDSVRCSGCGELVMETRAVYIDGKPYCLRCAGEKIPAVVGRGITKLEWRV
- the porB gene encoding pyruvate synthase subunit PorB, translating into MAVRKPPITTREYWAPGHAACAGCGCATALKLATKAFSEAMEEKYGDPNAFAIAQATGCMEVVSAVFPYTAWKVPWVHVAFENAAAAASGVEAAWKKLGRKGKILAIGGDGGTADIGLQALSGMLERRHNVVYLMYDNEAYMNTGIQRSSSTPYGAWTTTSPPGKYSIGEDKPKKWVALIAAAHQVPYVATASIGNPFDFVRKMKKAAKVDGPAFVQVHCTCPTGWKSPLEKGVEIARLAIETGVWPLFEIENGDFFNIKIQPPGGGAKVTREGGRIVAIEFKKPIEEYLKLQGRFKHLFKRPEAIDEMREQIKAMWKVLGVDVTLPKPEE
- the porA gene encoding pyruvate synthase subunit PorA; this encodes MPIRTVMKANEAAAWAAKLAKPKVIAAFPITPSTLVPEKISEFVANGELDAEFIKVESEHSAISACVGASAAGVRTFTATASQGLALMHEVLFIAAGMRLPIVIAVGNRSLSAPINIWNDWQDSISERDTGWLQFYAENNQEALDLILIAFKVAEDERVLLPAMVGFDAFILTHTVEPVEIPDQEVVDEFLGEYEPKHAYLDPARPITQGTLAFPAHYMEARYTVWEANENAKKVIDEAFTEFEKKFGRKYQKVEEYRTDDADIIFVTMGSLAGTVKEYVDHLREKGLKVGAAKLTVYRPFPTEEVRELAKKAKVLALLEKNVTFSVGGALFQDFSRALVNLDERPKIVDFILGLGGRDVTFKNLDEALAIAQKALNGEEFDEVNWVGLRKEIL